One genomic region from Cardiobacteriaceae bacterium TAE3-ERU3 encodes:
- a CDS encoding HNH endonuclease codes for MNDLDRYADAIEKERQAQEDFDRLALEAIRSAKAIQHWGDGHGGHLMVRFGNILAAEMGLSYTPPEPEKRYKKRAIGQSKRMKVFERDEFACKHCGIRKDLTIDHIIPESKGGSNDIDNLQTLCRSCNSIKGTKMPEGVGE; via the coding sequence GTGAATGACCTTGATCGCTATGCCGACGCTATAGAGAAAGAGCGTCAGGCTCAAGAGGACTTTGACCGGTTAGCTCTAGAAGCTATCCGATCTGCCAAGGCTATTCAACATTGGGGTGATGGTCATGGCGGCCATTTAATGGTTCGATTTGGGAATATTTTAGCCGCTGAAATGGGGCTTAGTTATACCCCACCTGAGCCAGAGAAAAGATACAAAAAGCGAGCGATTGGGCAAAGCAAACGAATGAAGGTTTTTGAGCGTGATGAATTTGCTTGTAAGCATTGTGGCATCAGAAAAGACCTAACTATTGACCACATCATTCCTGAAAGCAAAGGCGGTTCAAATGACATAGACAACCTCCAGACCTTGTGCCGTAGCTGTAACAGCATTAAAGGCACGAAGATGCCAGAGGGGGTAGGGGAATGA
- a CDS encoding Cro/Cl family transcriptional regulator, with protein sequence MYKQDVISYFGSQVAVADALGIGKAGVSLWGEVVPELRAMQLERLTDGKLRYDASIYTSQKNNTESVANA encoded by the coding sequence ATGTACAAGCAAGACGTTATTTCTTATTTCGGCAGCCAAGTAGCTGTCGCCGATGCTTTAGGTATCGGGAAAGCAGGGGTTTCACTCTGGGGGGAGGTCGTTCCCGAATTGCGTGCAATGCAATTAGAACGCCTGACCGACGGCAAACTTCGTTATGACGCATCCATCTACACCTCTCAAAAAAACAATACGGAGAGTGTAGCCAATGCCTAA
- a CDS encoding helix-turn-helix domain-containing protein, whose translation MAALNLKSVDVMRATGASKGAISQWRSGEVAPSAQYAGKLAEILQCDYNWLINGEGADPSLSNVEDGPELKSRIPVIGFATAGEFQHVRELESYEVEEYIDSTFVQNGYRFALRINGTSMENPADPKHIPDGSIVIFNASKKEPETGQLVLAKVNGADETTFKKFVRDGEQVFLEPLNPRYPIITKPFRVLATAEEMTKRL comes from the coding sequence ATGGCTGCTCTAAATCTAAAATCCGTGGACGTCATGCGGGCTACAGGCGCATCTAAAGGCGCAATTAGCCAATGGCGCTCAGGGGAAGTTGCGCCAAGCGCACAATACGCTGGGAAACTCGCTGAAATATTGCAGTGTGACTACAACTGGCTTATTAACGGTGAAGGCGCAGACCCATCATTGAGTAACGTGGAAGATGGGCCGGAACTTAAAAGCCGTATCCCTGTCATTGGATTTGCCACAGCTGGGGAATTCCAACATGTACGTGAACTAGAATCATATGAAGTTGAAGAATATATAGACAGTACATTCGTCCAAAATGGATACCGCTTTGCACTACGGATAAACGGCACGAGTATGGAAAACCCTGCCGACCCAAAGCACATCCCCGACGGCAGCATTGTGATTTTCAACGCATCAAAAAAAGAGCCTGAAACTGGTCAACTTGTGTTGGCTAAAGTAAATGGCGCGGATGAGACTACATTTAAAAAATTCGTCAGAGATGGGGAGCAAGTCTTTTTAGAACCGCTAAACCCACGATACCCGATCATCACTAAACCCTTCCGCGTGCTAGCAACAGCAGAAGAAATGACGAAGAGGCTGTAG
- a CDS encoding DUF4065 domain-containing protein yields the protein MHSVLQIADAFIRLGIENNKPLTHLQVQKLCFLAQGYSLAISGEPIFRQEIKAWPYGPVIPYLYTRLKRFGGEPIRDKEALPTFPLKEENQSYTTSLIDVIYSGYGDCSGGELSNLTHLPDTPWDIVWNREKFSTIPTSLIKSYYKNELKDLIDVE from the coding sequence ATGCATTCAGTATTACAGATTGCCGACGCGTTCATTCGCCTCGGCATTGAGAACAACAAACCATTAACGCATTTACAGGTGCAAAAACTTTGCTTTTTGGCTCAAGGATATAGTCTAGCTATATCAGGTGAACCTATTTTTAGACAGGAAATAAAAGCATGGCCATACGGCCCCGTCATCCCATACCTATATACTAGATTGAAAAGATTTGGGGGTGAGCCAATTAGAGATAAAGAAGCGCTACCTACATTCCCACTCAAAGAGGAAAATCAAAGTTATACTACTTCATTGATAGACGTTATTTATTCTGGTTATGGCGATTGTAGCGGAGGCGAACTTTCAAACCTAACTCATCTTCCCGATACCCCTTGGGACATTGTTTGGAATAGGGAAAAATTTAGCACGATACCAACGAGCTTAATAAAGTCCTACTATAAAAATGAATTAAAAGATTTAATTGATGTCGAGTGA